One stretch of Euphorbia lathyris chromosome 7, ddEupLath1.1, whole genome shotgun sequence DNA includes these proteins:
- the LOC136235105 gene encoding probable xyloglucan glycosyltransferase 12, whose amino-acid sequence MAPSFDWWAKEGHRGTPVVVKMENPNWSMVELEGPSEEDFLIGDSPGRGTRDKSRNKNAKQLTWVLLLKAHKAAGCLTSIASAMVSVGSAIKRRLRSGRTDTDAETEVEDNRENENPNVRTRFYSCIKVFLWLSVLLLGFEVAAYFKGWQFGAPHLQLQYLLATPFGFKDIFDSLYSRWVLIRVEYLAPPVHFLTRACIVLFLIQSLDRLVLCLGCFWIRIKKIKPIPKQDAVADLESGQDGFFPMVLVQIPMCNEKEVYQQSIAAVCNLDWPKSRILIQVLDDSDDPTTQLLIKEEVNKWQQEGAHIVYRHRVIREGYKAGNLKSAMNCSYVKDYEFVAIFDADFQPLPDFLKKTVPHFKDNEELGLVQARWSFVNKDENLLTRLQNVNLAFHFEVEQQVNSVFLNFFGFNGTAGVWRIKALEDSGGWLERTTVEDMDIAVRAHLHGWKFIFLNDVECQCELPESYEAYRKQQHRWHSGPMQLFRLCLPDIIKSKISLSKKFNMIFLFFLLRKLILPFYSFTLFCIILPMTMFIPEAELPAWVVCYIPATMSFLNILPAPKSFPFIVPYLLFENTMSVTKFNAMISGLFQLGSAYEWVVTKKSGRSSEGDLVSLAQKDPKHQRGSSEPNLGEMKEELLQEQKSRKKKHNRIYRKELALAFLLLTASARSLLSAQGIHFYFLLFQGVSFLLVGLDLIGEQVE is encoded by the exons ATGGCACCCTCGTTCGACTGGTGGGCGAAGGAGGGGCATAGAGGTACACCGGTCGTCGTCAAAATGGAGAACCCCAACTGGTCAATGGTGGAACTGGAAGGTCCTTCCGAGGAAGATTTCCTAATTGGTGACTCACCGGGTCGTGGTACGCGTGATAAGTCCCGTAATAAAAACGCCAAGCAGCTCACCTGGGTTCTTCTTCTCAAAGCTCACAAAGCCGCCGGTTGTTTAACCTCCATTGCCTCCGCAATGGTCTCCGTTGGCTCTGCTATCAAGCGTCGTCTTCGCTCCGGCAGAACCGACACTGACGCCGAAACCGAGGTTGAAGATAACCGTGAAAATGAGAACCCCAACGTTAGAACCCGGTTTTACTCGTGTATCAAGGTGTTTCTTTGGCTGTCGGTGTTACTTTTAGGGTTCGAGGTGGCGGCGTATTTCAAGGGTTGGCAGTTTGGTGCTCCTCATCTTCAATTGCAGTACCTTTTGGCTACACCCTTTGGGTTTAAAGACATTTTCGATTCCTTGTATTCCCGGTGGGTCTTAATTCGTGTGGAGTATCTCGCTCCTCCTGTGCATTTCCTTACCCGTGCGTGTATTGTACTCTTCCTTATCCAGAGTTTGGATAGGCTTGTTCTCTGCTTGGGCTGCTTCTGGATCCGAATTAAAAAGATTAAACCCATTCCCAAACAAGACGCAGTTGCCGATCTTGAATCCGGCCAAGATGGCTTCTTTCCCATGGTTCTTGTCCAGATCCCCATGTGCAACGAGAAAGAG gttTATCAGCAATCAATTGCTGCTGTTTGCAATTTGGACTGGCCTAAATCGAGAATTTTGATTCAAGTTCTAGATGATTCTGATGATCCAACCACTCAATTGTTGATTAAAGAAGAGGTGAATAAATGGCAGCAAGAGGGTGCCCACATTGTTTATAGGCACCGTGTAATAAGAGAAGGCTATAAGGCTGGTAATCTCAAGTCTGCAATGAATTGCAGCTATGTCAAAGACTATGAATTTGTTGCTATTTTTGATGCTGATTTCCAGCCCTTGCCTGACTTTCTGAAAAAGACAGTCCCCCACTTTAAG GATAATGAAGAATTGGGATTAGTTCAAGCGAGATGGTCTTTTGTAAACAAAGATGAGAACTTGTTAACGAGGTTGCAGAATGTTAACTTAGCATTTCATTTCGAAGTAGAGCAGCAAGTGAATAGTGTTTTCCTCAACTTCTTTGGATTCAATGGGACGGCTGGTGTTTGGAGGATAAAGGCTCTTGAGGATTCTGGAGGGTGGCTGGAGAGGACTACTGTTGAGGACATGGATATTGCTGTCCGTGCTCATCTTCACGGCTGGAAATTCATCTTCCTAAATGATGTTGAG TGCCAGTGTGAATTGCCTGAATCATACGAAGCATATAGAAAGCAACAACACAGGTGGCATTCTGGACCAATGCAGTTGTTTAGGCTCTGCTTGCCGGATATCATCAAATCTAAG ATTAGCCTATCAAAGAAATTCAATATGATCTTTCTGTTCTTTCTGCTTAGAAAGCTGATCCTACCCTTTTATTCTTTCACCTTATTCTGCATAATCTTGCCGATGACAATGTTCATACCCGAGGCTGAGTTGCCAGCGTGGGTTGTGTGTTACATTCCTGCCACCATGTCCTTCCTCAATATCCTCCCGGCACCAAAATCATTCCCCTTCATTGTGCCTTATCTTCTATTTGAGAACACCATGTCGGTAACCAAGTTCAATGCCATGATTTCTGGCCTATTCCAGCTTGGGAGTGCGTATGAATGGGTTGTAACAAAGAAGTCGGGTCGATCATCAGAGGGTGATCTTGTGTCATTGGCTCAGAAAGATCCGAAGCATCAAAGAGGGAGTTCAGAGCCGAATCTGGGGGAAATGAAGGAGGAACTTCTGCAGGAGCAAAAGTCTAGAAAAAAGAAACATAATAGGATATACAGAAAGGAGCTTGCATTGGCATTTCTTCTACTAACAGCTTCAGCAAGAAGTCTCCTGTCTGCTCAGGGGATCCATTTCTACTTCTTGCTGTTTCAAGGAGTATCGTTTCTGTTGGTTGGTTTAGATTTGATAGGAGAGCAGGTCGAATGA